One window of the Micromonas commoda chromosome 11, complete sequence genome contains the following:
- a CDS encoding predicted protein, with amino-acid sequence MAVEEMGGVVLRLPASWPRPLDVIEALEQVGGDYEFIMSLMHDEFFHSAKEKTARCADAAERSLANPGAHEKESMKLIAFEAHAMKGSALTLCAKAVGAQCARLELVANGRCPDPSPTGEDDPHRLVQDIGAKLDQLFAHVAEIERVDSFPLAEAAEKFSDAKELAPRVANLAVDACVAFQAALAGDADASDLCADAAKKADALGAVRLSSAATETSAILRASGGPLVPAEDVQVAELLGEYQFAVESFAWDAWQVLGASLPDVEARLRRSSGDPERPRALDRVEYAMVRPSSEALERERVAVIAKKLAARAATGAHHRGGDGGGGDRDRDRRSSMEMSHSAGAFGVARSGNPCDFIRLVRNLGEDNQFAFGMLRGFVDEVDAFCRAIKSRDDGGDDFVCLLPDERASAGRLAETADFLSSQNLGDALASLTRLCGGSDARTRGWGGDALRRCVERVEDAGFELRSFSEGLARAQMATSTGSASHTPRESRRSRIVSRVSRDDDETCGVEATHAQTDRASPKSSLTLKEKEVEGGDSPGGDSPGGDSPGGDADQRRHSEPHVLSSPVHRTPRRSDGAVDSAWFNAKYGGDVGERLREASWVLQQRRSSRVSKSSASTANSLRSSLEIVRESEETRGTAAAIANLAPRELREVLSRLNVPDKAAEGLIVDLGEALTNSDGNWDFVLGCVTRYASLAREQFEVLKMLLSPRRCESKPPERVITEALLASARSIAEGASVCCAPPLFAAFERMENVLVAARKDGANDRWHERVAHAIAASEHKLAAYETCVRSLFDVRTFSPRDLVTKTCRGDLASSVDRLRTFLRGAYGAHVLAADAFAAAAEAHASARPEDKADAVVAKLVQAKAALSASERRAAGVGARGSVLGAIWRAVARIDLVARDFGASHESLASAARDDARHEEDSTAWAAPPPPGSSPAPTYGKVTFSADRFRADAVAGLLDLKSQIERVARDLHKIAPRDMPGDPTANPDAYLRASHDDVERVGRRRTVAFKNATYPPKRAMDGALDTADPFEEGTGFNEFDAGVKRVSAALVDGLWIRAFIGFFITFATFRLAMKFSTMDLAPA; translated from the coding sequence AGGAATCCATGAAGCTCATCGCATTCGAAGCTCACGCCATGAAGGGCAGTGCGCTCACGCTCTGCGCCAAGGCGGTCGGCGCGCAGTGCGCGCGTctggagctcgtcgccaacGGTCGGTGCCCGGATCCGAGCCccaccggcgaggacgacccgcACCGGTTGGTCCAGGACAtcggcgccaagctcgaccAGCTCTTTGctcacgtcgccgagatTGAACGCGTCGACTCGTTCCCGTTggccgaagccgcggagaAATTCTCggacgccaaggagctcgcgccgcgcgtcgcgaacctcgccgtggacgcgtgcgtcgcgttccaggcggcgctggccggcgacgccgacgcatcCGATCtctgcgcggacgccgccaaaaaagcggacgccctcggcgccgttcgattatcgtcggcggcgacggagactTCGGCTATCCTGCGCGCCAGCGGCGGGCCGCTCGTTCCCGCGGAGGACGTTCAGGTGGCGGAGTTGCTCGGCGAGTACCAGTTCGCGGTCGAGTCGTTCGCGTGGGACGCGTGgcaggtgctcggcgcgtccctgccggacgtcgaggcgcgtcTCCGGAGGTCCTCCGGCGATCCGGAACGTCCGAGAGCGCTGGACCGCGTCGAGTACGCGATGGTTCGACCAAGctccgaggcgctcgagcgcgaacgAGTCGCGGTGATCGCcaagaagctcgccgcgcgggcggccaCCGGTGCCCATCATCGCGgtggggacggcggcggcggggacagggacagggacaggcGGTCGTCGATGGAGATGTCGCactcggcgggggcgtttGGCGTCGCGCGAAGCGGCAACCCGTGCGATTTCATCCGCTTAGTTCGGAACCTCGGCGAAGATAACCAGTTCGCGTTCGGCATGCTCCGAGggttcgtcgacgaggtggacgcgttcTGCCGTGCGATCAAGTCGagagacgacggcggggacgattTCGTGTGTTTGTtgcccgacgagcgcgcctccgcggggcgactcgcggagacggcggattTTTTATCGTCGCagaacctcggcgacgcgctcgcgtctcTGACGCGTCTGTGCGGTGGGTccgacgcgaggacgcgagggtggggcggggacgcgttGAGGCGGtgcgtcgagcgcgtggaggaCGCGGGGTTCGAGCTGAGGAGCTTCTCGGAGGgcctcgcgagggcgcagatggcgacgtcgaccggATCTGCGAGTCACACGCCCAGGGAGTCTCGAAGAAGCCGAAtcgtctcgcgcgtctcgcgggacgacgacgaaacgTGCGGAGTGGAAGCGACACACGCGCAGACGGACCGGGCTTCCCCGAAGTCTTCTCTAACCctgaaggagaaggaggtcgagggcggtgactcgccgggtggtgactcaccgggtggtgactcaccgggcggcgacgcggatcAGCGCAGGCACTCCGAACCGCACGTCCTCTCGAGCCCGGTTCACCGAACCCCGCGACGGtcggacggcgccgtggacaGCGCGTGGTTCAACGCCAAGTACGGCggagacgtcggcgagcggcTGAGGGAGGCGAGCTGGGTGCTTCAGCAGCGACGGTCGTCGAGGGTTTCCAAGAGCTCCGCGTCAACCGCGAATTCGCTCAGATCTTCGCTGGAAATCGTCAGGGAGAGCGAGGAGACGcggggcaccgccgcggcgatcgccaacctcgcgcccAGGGAGCTTCGCGAGGTGCTCTCGCGCCTCAATGTGCCcgacaaggcggcggagggtctCATCGTCGACCTGGGCGAGGCGCTGACAAACTCTGACGGCAACTGGGATTTCGTGTTGGGATGCGTCACGCGGTACGCTTCGCTCGCGAGGGAACAGTTCGAGGTTCTCAAGATGCTCCTcagcccgcggcgctgcgagTCCAAGCCGCCGGAGCGGGTCATCACCGAGGCGCTGCTGGCCAGCGCGCGGTCCATCGCCGAGGGTGCGAGCGTGTGTTGCGCTCCCCCGCTCTTTGCCGCGTTTGAGCGAATGGAAAACGTCCttgtcgcggcgaggaaggacggcgcgaacgatCGATggcacgaacgcgtcgcgcacgccatcgccgcctcggagcacaagctcgccgcgtacgaaACGTGCGTCAGGTCCCTCTTCGACGTCAGGACCTTCTCCCCGCGCGACTTGGTGACAAAGACGTGCCGCGGCGacctggcgtcgtcggtggacAGGTTGCGTACATTTCTGAGGGGCGCTTACGGCGCGcacgtgctcgcggcggacgccttcgccgccgccgccgaggcgcacgcgtccgcgcgccccgaggataaggcggacgcggtggtcGCGAAGCTCGTgcaggcgaaggcggcgctgagcgcgtcggagcggcgcgcggcgggcgtcggcgcgaggggttCCGTTCTCGGCGCCATTTGGCGAGCCGTCGCGAGGAtcgacctcgtcgctcgcgactTTGGCGCGTCCCAcgagtccctcgcgtccgcggcgagggacgacgcgaggcacGAGGAGGACTCCACGGCGTGGGCCGCACCTCCCCCGCCTGGTTCGTCTCCGGCGCCCACGTACGGTAAAGTCACGTTCTCGGCGGATCGGTTCAgggccgacgcggtggctgGACTCTTGGACCTCAAATCCCAGATCGAGCGAGTGGCGAGGGACCTTCACAAgatcgcgccgcgggatATGCCGGGGGATCCGACCGCCAACCCGGACGCGTACCTGAGGGCGtcgcacgacgacgtcgaacgcgtcggacgAAGACGGACCGTCGCGTTTAAGAACGCGACGTATCCGCCCAAGAGGGCCATGGACGGGGCTTTGGATACCGCGGATCCGTTTGAGGAAGGGACGGGTTTCAACGAgttcgacgcgggggtgaagagggtgagcgccgcgctggtggacggGCTGTGGATCCGCGCGTTCATCGGGTTCTTCATCACCTTCGCGACGTTTCGACTGGCGATGAAGTTTAGCACCATGGATTTGGCCCCGGCGTAG